AGTGTGTCCTCCCCTCCCACTCGTGTCTCCCCGCCATCAACTCATTCATGTTGGTGCCACGCAAGTTTGTACCCACTGCCAGCTTTGTGGCTGGCAGGCGGCTTTCCCTCTCTGAGCCACCCGGGACGTGGGAATAGCGATGTCTACAGAGGAGTCAAAGCTGGGGGCTCCCCCTTCCTCCACTGGGCACTGGGCAGGAATTTGGGCTCAAGGACTCAAAGCAGCACTGGGAGAGAAGAGTCTAAGAAAGTAGCTCAGACCCAGGTGGGGCTGCAGGTTCCAgtagaactttctttttctttttcttttttctttttttctttttttgacatggggtcttgctctgtggcccaggctggagttcagtgggatgatcacaactcactgcagccttgaccccctgggctcaatagatcctcctgccttagcctcccaagtagctgatgccacaggcatgcaccaccatgcctggctatttttcttattttttgtagagatggggtctcactctgttgcccacgctggtctcaaactcctggcacaAACGATCCTtgcatctcggcctcccaaaatgctgagatcacaggcatgagcccctgtgtcCGGCCGGAAATTTCTCAGTGGTAGAACTCTCCTATATGTCTTCTCCGTCCAGTGTGGTGTGGCGGCCGTTGACCACATGTGGCTCCTGATCACTTAAAATGTGGCTCATGCAAGGAAGGAGCTGTAGttagtattttatttagttttaattgtAAAGAGCCACAGGTAGCCAGTGTCTATCGTACAGGAGGTTGTCCAGCCCCCGAGAAGCCCAAAAGTCCATAGATGGAATCCAGGGAGGGGAGCGGGCCCAGAGCCTCCGTGGCTCCCTATGCTCAGGGCAAGCAGGACAGAGGGGCAGGGAGGAACCAAGATGGGCCTTAGGAAGCTTCCAGAACAGTGAGCATAGGAGGGCCGGAGGGGCAGTGTTGAGGGGTAGGGACTAGGACCTTGTGGCTTTAGCTTCCTGGTCTGTGGACCCCTATCTCTAAGCTGGGCCGGACTCAGGGGCACTGGCTCAGACTTTGTCATCAGAACCCCCTCCGCTGCCACCCTCTGCCTGCTGGGGCAGAGGAAGTCTTAGGTCCTGGTCCAGGCTCACCTGCTTCTGAGAGTCTGGGGGCTGAGTCTGGGTGGCCCTGAGGAGGCCCCTTGCTCCCCAGCATCTCACCTGTCTGGCTTCTCCTCCGCAGGCCCTGCGTCTTCCCAGGTGACCACGCCGGCTTCAGGACATGCACGGACACAGCCGCAACGGCCAGGCCCACGTGCCCCGGCGGAAACGCCGCAACCGCTTTGTCAAGAAGAACGGCCAATGCAATGTGTACTTCGCCAACCTGAGCAACAAGTCGCAGCGCTACATGGCGGACATCTTCACCACCTGCGTGGACACGCGCTGGCGCTACATGCTCATGATCTTCTCCGCGGCCTTCCTTGTCTCCTGGCTCTTTTTCGGCCTCCTCTTCTGGTGTATCGCCTTCTTCCACGGTGACCTGGAGGCCAGCCCAGGGGTGCCCGCGGCAGGGGGGCCGGCGGCGGGCGGTGGCGGGGCAGCCCCGGCGACCCCCAAGCCCTGCATCATGCACGTGAACGGCTTCCTGGGTGCCTTCTTGTTCTCCGTGGAGACGCAGACAACCATCGGCTACGGGTTCCGGTGCGTGACGGAGGAGTGCCCGCTGGCGGTCATCGCTGTGGTGGTCCAGTCCATCGTGGGCTGCGTCATCGACTCCTTCATGATCGGCACCATCATGGCCAAGATGGCGCGGCCCAAGAAGCGGGCACAGACACTGCTGTTCAGCCACCACGCGGTCATCTCGGTGCGcgacggcaagctctgcctcatgtGGCGCGTGGGCAACCTACGCAAGAGCCACATTGTGGAGGCCCACGTGCGGGCCCAGCTCATCAAGCCCTACATGACCCAGGAGGGCGAGTACCTGCCCCTGGACCAGCGGGACCTCAACGTGGGCTATGACATCGGCCTGGACCGCATCTTCCTGGTGTCGCCCATCATCATTGTCCACGAGATCGACGAGGACAGCCCGCTCTATGGCATGGGCAAGGAGGAGCTGGAGTCGGAGGACTTCGAGATCGTGGTCATCCTGGAGGGCATGGTGGAGGCCACGGCCATGACCACCCAGGCCCGCAGCTCCTACCTGGCCAGCGAGATCCTGTGGGGCCACCGCTTTGAGCCCGTGGTCTTCGAGGAGAAGAGCCACTACAAGGTGGACTACTCGCGTTTTCACAAGACCTACGAGGTGGCCGGCACGCCCTGCTGCTCGGCCCGGGAGCTGCAGGAGAGTAAGATCACCGTGCTGCCCGCTCCGCCGCCCCCTCCCAGTGCCTTCTGCTACGAGAACGAGCTGGCCCTCATgagccaggaggaagaggagatggaggaggaggcgGCTGCGGCGGCCGCGGTGGCCGCAGGCCTGGGCCTGGAGGCCGGCTCCAAGGAGGAGGCGGGCATCATCCGGATGCTGGAGTTCGGCAGCCACCTGGACCTGGAGCGCATGCAGGCTTCCCTCCCGCTGGACAACATCTCCTACCGCAGGGAATCTGCCATCTGACCTCCAGGCCCGGCCCTCACCACTGCCCACAAGAGCCTCTGCCGGGGGTAGGATGCCAGGACACCCCCTCCCACACTCAGGACAGAGCCAACCCTGGCTCCGTGGACCTTCTGGAGGAAGGTGGGGGTTTCAAAGACTGGGGGACCCCTGCCTCCTGACTCCAGCACCCAGGCCTGGGAAGAGCTCGGCCCAATCAGCCTGGGTTCCCCCAGCGCCTGCTCCTGGTGGCTCTGGGTCCCCGGATCCACCACCCTTCCCCCACTGACTCTTCAAGGACGTGCCCTCTTTGCTCTCAGAACCTTGGGGAAGGTGACTGGACTGCTGGGTGGGAGACATCTCGGGATTTCAGGGTGGGCAGGGGGTTAGTTTGGGGAGGGGGGTGCGTTTCTTTTGCATGACTGTGGCCTGTTGCTCAtgactttcttttgtaaatatctATAAATGGAGACAGATGGAGACACCAAATTCACCTTCTGCCGTTTTTACCTGCCAGACAAGGAGATATGGTCCCTCTCTGTGCACCACTCCCCACCCTGCCCATCAAGCCTagccccttcccctgcccagcTGGCTGGCCCCTTGAGGCCCTCAAAGCCAGCCACCTTGGCCCTTGGATGGTGTTGAGTTTGGGTGCAGAGGAGGGACTCTGAGGGGTGGGATGAGGGACCACCATCCCACCTCCCTGCAGTCCCTCCGGCCCCAGAGCCCAGCCCAGACTGACAATAGAGTttgtaactatatatatatatatatatatttgagacggagtttgtaactatatatatatatatatacacacatttgagacggagtttcactctcgttacccaggctggagtgcaatggagcaatctcggctcactgcaacctccgcctcctggcttcaagtgattttcctgcctcagcctcctgagtagctgagattacaggcatgagccaccacactcagctaatttttgtatttttaataaagatgggtttcaccatgttggccaggctggtctcgaactcctgacctcaggtgatccacctgccttggcctcccaaagtgttaggattacaagcgtgagtcaccacacccggccctaactatatatttttaataaagtatatCATCCATTGGGGTTGGCTGGTTGAAGATGGAGGGGTGAGGAGAGACAGTGAGCAAGCACACATGTAATTGTGCCTGTATgtcatgtgtgtgcctgtgtgtcatgtgtgtgcctgtgtagtatgtgtgcctgtatgtgcctgtgtgtcGTGTGTGCCTCTGtagtatgtgtgcctgtgtgttaggcgtgtgcctgtgtgtgtcatgtgtgtgcctgtgttaggtgtgtgcctatgtgtgtcatctgtgtgcctgtgttatgtgtgtgcctgtgtagtatgtgtgcctgcatgtgtctgtgtcacgtgtgtgcctgtgtagtatgtgtgcctgtgtgttagGCGTGTGCCTgtcatgtgtgtgcctgtgtgtcatgtgtgtgcctgtgtgttatgtgtgtgcctgtgtggtatgtgtgcctgtatgtgcctgtgtgttaCATGTGTGCCTTTGTAG
This window of the Rhinopithecus roxellana isolate Shanxi Qingling chromosome 13, ASM756505v1, whole genome shotgun sequence genome carries:
- the KCNJ4 gene encoding inward rectifier potassium channel 4; protein product: MHGHSRNGQAHVPRRKRRNRFVKKNGQCNVYFANLSNKSQRYMADIFTTCVDTRWRYMLMIFSAAFLVSWLFFGLLFWCIAFFHGDLEASPGVPAAGGPAAGGGGAAPATPKPCIMHVNGFLGAFLFSVETQTTIGYGFRCVTEECPLAVIAVVVQSIVGCVIDSFMIGTIMAKMARPKKRAQTLLFSHHAVISVRDGKLCLMWRVGNLRKSHIVEAHVRAQLIKPYMTQEGEYLPLDQRDLNVGYDIGLDRIFLVSPIIIVHEIDEDSPLYGMGKEELESEDFEIVVILEGMVEATAMTTQARSSYLASEILWGHRFEPVVFEEKSHYKVDYSRFHKTYEVAGTPCCSARELQESKITVLPAPPPPPSAFCYENELALMSQEEEEMEEEAAAAAAVAAGLGLEAGSKEEAGIIRMLEFGSHLDLERMQASLPLDNISYRRESAI